From a single Nostoc edaphicum CCNP1411 genomic region:
- a CDS encoding type II toxin-antitoxin system HicB family antitoxin: MFYKVNIIIEKDEDGYYAYSPELPGCQSQGDSLEEVSSNIKEAVEVYLETLSESEKQELLKKEILTMTLEVQVA, translated from the coding sequence ATGTTTTACAAAGTAAACATTATTATCGAAAAAGATGAAGATGGCTATTACGCTTATTCTCCAGAACTTCCAGGCTGTCAAAGTCAAGGTGATTCTTTGGAAGAAGTAAGCTCAAATATTAAAGAAGCTGTTGAAGTTTACCTAGAAACTCTATCAGAATCAGAGAAACAGGAACTTTTAAAGAAGGAAATCCTGACTATGACTTTAGAGGTTCAGGTTGCCTAA
- a CDS encoding type II toxin-antitoxin system HicA family toxin, producing the protein MPKLPRLNAKEAEKLLLDAGFIQIRSKGSHRVYRLENIRVVIPFHSGKVLHPKIVQQVIQAIKPDENDPPDDET; encoded by the coding sequence TTGCCTAAACTACCGCGACTAAATGCCAAGGAAGCGGAAAAACTATTATTGGATGCTGGCTTTATACAGATTAGAAGTAAAGGCAGTCACAGAGTCTATCGCCTAGAAAATATCAGGGTTGTCATTCCTTTTCATTCAGGAAAAGTATTACACCCAAAGATAGTTCAACAGGTTATACAAGCTATCAAACCTGATGAGAATGATCCGCCTGATGATGAAACTTGA
- a CDS encoding CBS domain-containing protein produces MDVILCHTTADFDTLGAAVGLTRLLPGSKIVLTGGSHPPVRDFLALHRDEYPLIERRSVNPEKIRSLTVVDTQLRDRLGKAAEWLDLPHLGEIIVYDHHLGQESDIPATRSHLSSVGAATTLIVEQLQQQEISLTPAEATVMALGIHVDTGSLTFDQSTPRDALALAWLMQQGASLSVISTYRDPGLSLQLQQLLTESLENLEYLCLRGYTVAWVILKTDAFVPGLSSLASELVELTEIDAILLANEYTFGENDSRLTIIGRSQIPKTNLNLLFQLLGGGGHSQAASLNLRGVDSQAILKQLLDGVKAQIPHPLTARDLMSSPVRTILPETTIAQAQRILLRYGHSGLSVVDNQKQLVGIISRRDLDIALHHGFSHAPVKGYMTRNLKTITPDTTLPQIEALMVTYDIGRLPVLENEQLVGLVTRTDVLRELHQERDENGEGGEEKFKIQNSKFKIPLSTELQNKLAPQLWQLLTTASQEAEKRGWHLYLVGGAVRDLLLAEATSDTLMIKDIDLVVDGFHKSADVGAGVELAKALQQLYPAARLEIHGAFQTAALLWHKDPELDSLWVDIATARTEFYPYPAANPEVEASSIRQDLYRRDFTINAIALRLTSPRSGELLDFFGGLLDLQAKQIRVLHPNSFIEDPTRIYRGVRFAVRFGFEIEPQTEEFIRYAINSGVYDRTSQENTKTPALQTRLKTELKHILEAPYWKSALQLLDNLGALQCIHPTLKLNALLLRQLRLLELCLRRFDAEQTFIHWQMRLEALIAHLAPEYRMKVAQNLQLQDDSIVRLKNLVQSFSQVIESLPTFQRPSQVVQLLRQYDLPMLILIALQSPRYIRHQIWEYLTVWANVQPLLNGNDLKKLGYKPGPQYRQILDDVVAATLDGVIKDRTEAEEFLAQHYPK; encoded by the coding sequence ATGGATGTAATTCTTTGCCACACAACAGCAGATTTTGACACACTAGGAGCGGCGGTAGGGTTAACACGCCTACTACCAGGAAGTAAGATTGTGCTGACTGGCGGTTCTCACCCTCCTGTAAGGGATTTTTTAGCATTACATCGGGATGAATATCCGTTGATTGAACGCCGTTCGGTGAATCCAGAAAAAATTCGTTCTCTAACTGTGGTGGATACACAACTGCGTGATCGCTTGGGTAAAGCTGCTGAGTGGTTAGATTTACCCCATCTTGGAGAGATTATAGTTTATGACCACCACTTAGGACAAGAATCAGATATTCCAGCCACGCGATCGCATCTTTCTTCAGTAGGAGCCGCTACAACTCTCATTGTGGAGCAATTGCAACAACAGGAAATTTCTCTCACTCCTGCCGAAGCCACGGTAATGGCTTTGGGTATCCACGTTGACACTGGCTCCTTGACCTTTGACCAATCCACACCACGGGATGCCTTAGCTTTGGCTTGGTTGATGCAACAAGGTGCAAGTTTATCGGTAATTTCTACCTACCGTGACCCTGGCTTGTCTTTGCAATTGCAACAGTTATTAACTGAATCTCTAGAAAATTTAGAATATCTTTGCCTGCGTGGATATACTGTTGCTTGGGTAATTCTGAAAACAGATGCTTTTGTGCCAGGGCTATCGAGTTTAGCTTCAGAACTCGTGGAATTAACCGAAATTGATGCCATACTGCTGGCTAATGAGTATACTTTCGGTGAAAATGATTCACGCTTAACTATAATTGGGCGATCGCAAATTCCCAAAACAAATCTTAATCTATTATTCCAACTCTTGGGCGGCGGCGGTCATTCACAAGCCGCATCACTAAATCTAAGAGGAGTTGATTCACAAGCAATATTAAAACAACTTCTTGACGGAGTAAAAGCGCAAATTCCCCACCCCCTCACCGCTAGGGATTTGATGTCTTCTCCTGTCCGCACGATTCTACCTGAAACCACAATTGCCCAAGCGCAACGCATTTTGTTGCGCTATGGACACTCTGGTTTATCTGTAGTCGATAATCAAAAACAATTAGTAGGCATTATTTCGCGCCGGGATCTTGATATTGCCCTGCACCACGGCTTTAGTCATGCGCCGGTGAAGGGCTACATGACAAGAAATCTGAAAACAATTACACCAGATACAACACTGCCACAAATTGAAGCGCTGATGGTGACTTATGATATCGGACGTTTGCCAGTATTGGAGAATGAGCAGTTAGTTGGTCTTGTCACTCGTACTGATGTCTTGCGGGAATTACATCAGGAAAGGGATGAAAATGGAGAAGGGGGAGAGGAAAAATTCAAAATTCAAAATTCAAAATTCAAAATTCCTCTTAGCACTGAGTTACAAAATAAACTTGCTCCTCAGTTATGGCAATTACTCACCACAGCATCGCAAGAAGCCGAAAAACGGGGTTGGCATCTTTATCTTGTGGGGGGTGCGGTGCGGGATTTGCTGTTAGCGGAAGCAACATCAGACACTTTGATGATTAAAGATATTGATCTTGTAGTTGATGGCTTTCACAAATCAGCAGATGTTGGCGCTGGTGTGGAACTAGCAAAAGCACTCCAACAACTTTACCCTGCGGCTCGTTTAGAAATCCACGGGGCTTTTCAAACTGCTGCTTTGTTGTGGCACAAAGACCCAGAATTAGATTCTCTTTGGGTAGATATTGCCACGGCTAGAACAGAGTTTTATCCTTACCCGGCGGCGAATCCAGAAGTTGAGGCGAGTTCCATTCGTCAAGACTTGTATCGTCGAGATTTTACCATTAATGCGATCGCTTTGCGGCTCACCTCTCCCCGCTCTGGTGAATTACTCGATTTCTTTGGCGGTTTACTTGATTTACAAGCTAAACAAATTCGGGTTTTACACCCTAACAGCTTTATCGAAGATCCCACCCGCATTTATCGCGGCGTGCGCTTTGCCGTGCGCTTCGGATTTGAAATAGAACCACAGACTGAAGAGTTTATTCGCTATGCCATCAACAGTGGTGTTTACGATCGCACTTCCCAAGAGAATACCAAAACTCCAGCCCTACAAACTCGACTTAAAACAGAATTAAAGCACATCCTAGAAGCGCCCTACTGGAAATCAGCTTTGCAGTTACTCGATAATTTAGGGGCATTACAATGTATCCATCCTACCCTCAAACTAAATGCTTTACTCTTGCGACAATTACGTTTGTTAGAACTCTGTTTGCGGCGATTTGATGCTGAACAAACTTTCATTCACTGGCAAATGCGTCTAGAAGCATTAATCGCCCACCTAGCACCTGAATATCGAATGAAAGTCGCACAAAATTTGCAATTACAAGACGATAGCATTGTTAGGTTGAAGAACTTAGTTCAAAGCTTTAGTCAAGTAATAGAATCTTTACCCACTTTTCAACGCCCCAGTCAAGTAGTACAGTTGTTGCGACAATATGATTTACCAATGCTGATTTTAATTGCTTTGCAAAGTCCGCGATATATTAGACATCAAATTTGGGAATATTTAACAGTTTGGGCGAATGTGCAGCCACTATTGAATGGCAATGATTTAAAGAAACTTGGTTACAAACCAGGGCCCCAGTATCGGCAAATATTAGATGATGTAGTTGCTGCTACCTTAGATGGAGTAATTAAAGATAGGACTGAAGCTGAGGAGTTTTTAGCACAACACTATCCTAAATGA
- the psbZ gene encoding photosystem II reaction center protein PsbZ, with product MTIIFQFALIGLVLLSFVLVVGVPVAYATPQNWGESKKLLWVGSGVWIGLVFLVGLLNFFVV from the coding sequence ATGACCATAATATTCCAATTTGCCTTGATAGGTCTAGTCCTGTTGTCCTTTGTCCTAGTTGTGGGCGTTCCAGTTGCTTACGCTACTCCCCAAAATTGGGGTGAATCTAAAAAACTGCTCTGGGTTGGCTCTGGTGTCTGGATTGGTTTGGTGTTTTTAGTTGGTTTGTTAAACTTTTTTGTCGTGTAG
- the ribH gene encoding 6,7-dimethyl-8-ribityllumazine synthase: MAVFEGTFTQTEPLRFAVVIGRFNDLVTGKLLEGCQDCLKRHGVDPNPQGNQVDYVWVPGSFEVPLVARQLALSHRYDAVICLGAVIRGQTPHFDYVSAEVSKGIAAASFQTGVPVIFGILTVDTMQQALERAGIKGNHGWDYALNALEMASLMRQLRSNLAEPYSRNSQSLPASFQSASIGNLTAESEELG; the protein is encoded by the coding sequence ATGGCAGTTTTCGAGGGAACTTTTACTCAAACGGAACCTTTGCGTTTTGCAGTGGTTATTGGTCGATTCAATGACCTCGTTACCGGAAAGCTGCTAGAGGGTTGTCAAGATTGTTTGAAACGCCACGGTGTAGATCCTAACCCGCAAGGTAATCAGGTGGACTATGTTTGGGTGCCAGGAAGTTTTGAAGTACCTTTAGTAGCTCGGCAACTAGCACTTTCCCATCGTTATGATGCTGTAATTTGTCTAGGTGCAGTTATTCGAGGGCAAACACCCCACTTTGATTACGTATCCGCCGAGGTTTCTAAAGGCATTGCCGCCGCTAGCTTTCAAACTGGAGTGCCAGTAATTTTTGGCATTTTGACAGTAGACACCATGCAACAAGCCTTAGAACGGGCAGGCATCAAAGGTAATCATGGTTGGGATTATGCCTTGAATGCCCTAGAAATGGCAAGCCTCATGCGGCAACTGCGTTCTAACCTGGCAGAGCCATATTCTCGTAATAGCCAGTCTTTGCCAGCCTCTTTTCAAAGTGCCAGCATCGGCAATTTAACTGCGGAGTCAGAAGAACTAGGCTAA
- a CDS encoding glutamate-5-semialdehyde dehydrogenase — protein MTVEVLDDHPEPITSAQRAYQASLKLGITKGADRSRAVLAMAQALERSFDDILEANTLDLEASREMAVPELILDWLKLTPTRLETTVDILQRLGELSDPLRRVRTADYQLEDSQSYTQLMPLGVIGFIYEAFPDLGAIAAGFCIKTGNSIILKGSTEASHSNAAIAEVLQSAIAEVGLTPGCVELITAEHGASIRDLVTQDEYVNLAIPYGRPSLVQQVVRQATCPVLKSAMGNCYLYWSLNSSLEMVRWMILDSHQSEPDQANAIEKVLIHRQALPSSLAVLWNSLMEKGFEIKGDAELVEAFPQLQLVKEGEWGNPYLTRTVAFKLVDSLESAIAWINHYSSGHADSIVTESYQESRQFALGVNSASTYINSSPRFSRNPSRGDSVFLGMSNQKGHRRGFISLETLTTVKHIVQGNGRF, from the coding sequence ATGACTGTTGAAGTTTTGGATGACCACCCCGAACCGATTACTAGTGCCCAACGAGCGTATCAAGCTTCCCTAAAGTTGGGGATCACAAAAGGAGCAGACCGGAGTCGTGCAGTATTAGCGATGGCACAGGCTCTTGAGCGCTCATTTGACGACATTCTAGAAGCCAATACCTTGGATTTAGAAGCCAGTCGGGAAATGGCAGTGCCAGAGTTGATATTGGATTGGCTAAAGCTGACTCCCACAAGGCTAGAGACGACCGTGGACATTTTACAACGGTTGGGGGAATTATCAGATCCGCTGCGGCGCGTTAGAACCGCTGATTATCAACTAGAAGATTCCCAAAGTTACACCCAGTTAATGCCCTTGGGAGTGATTGGATTTATTTATGAAGCCTTTCCCGATTTAGGAGCGATCGCAGCGGGTTTTTGTATCAAAACTGGCAATAGTATAATTCTCAAAGGCAGTACTGAAGCTAGCCATTCTAACGCTGCGATCGCTGAAGTATTGCAAAGTGCGATCGCAGAAGTTGGTCTAACACCAGGTTGTGTAGAACTGATCACAGCAGAACATGGTGCTTCAATTCGGGATTTAGTTACCCAAGACGAGTACGTGAATTTAGCGATTCCCTACGGACGTCCCAGCTTAGTGCAGCAGGTTGTACGACAAGCAACTTGCCCAGTTTTAAAGTCAGCGATGGGTAACTGTTATCTCTACTGGTCGCTGAATAGCAGCTTGGAAATGGTACGCTGGATGATTCTTGATAGCCATCAAAGTGAACCCGATCAAGCCAACGCCATTGAAAAGGTACTAATTCATCGTCAAGCCTTGCCATCATCTTTAGCAGTTCTGTGGAATAGCTTGATGGAAAAAGGCTTTGAAATTAAAGGGGATGCAGAACTAGTAGAAGCCTTTCCTCAGTTGCAGTTGGTAAAGGAAGGCGAATGGGGAAACCCTTATTTAACGAGGACAGTAGCTTTTAAATTGGTGGATAGCTTAGAGAGTGCGATCGCCTGGATTAATCACTACAGCAGTGGTCATGCCGACTCCATAGTTACTGAATCCTACCAGGAAAGTCGCCAGTTTGCTTTAGGAGTTAACAGTGCCTCTACCTACATCAACAGTTCCCCGCGTTTTTCCCGCAACCCCTCGCGGGGAGATTCAGTGTTTCTCGGTATGTCTAACCAAAAAGGCCATCGCCGGGGATTTATCAGCCTGGAAACTTTGACCACCGTTAAGCATATTGTTCAGGGAAATGGCAGATTTTAA
- a CDS encoding alkaline phosphatase D family protein — protein MELMDGNRLLANRCRRRSFLLGAGFLTGLTIASQWHPVSANSRFSGYPFSLGVASGDPLPDGVVIWTRLAPNPLFGGGMPLVNVPVRWQVALDENMRQVVRRGTVLATPELAHSVHVDVRGLDPDRWYWYQFQAGREASPIGRTRTAPAFYSYTQQLNFAFVSCQDWQNGYYTAYRHLAEENLDLVVHLGDYIYEYGPQSGGPRQHNSPEIITLKDYRDRHALYKTDLNLQAAHAAFPWIVTWDDHEVDNNYANLIPEDNQTQEAFRKRRANAYQAYYEHMPLRRSSLPNGPDMLLYRRFTYGNLAEFNVLDTRQYRSDQPCDDGLKPRCPEAFDTNATMTGSKQEQWLQKGLDQSRSRWNVIAQQTILAEYNFNSNPGLGVFNVDQWDGYVAARNRLLSFLNQRQPSNPVVITGDIHSSWVNDLKLDFKNPNSPTVGTEFVGTSITSDFPAQFIAPVLASLPNNPHTKFFDGAFRGYVRCKLTPQRWQSDYRVVSSIVDLNASIKTLASFIVQNGQPGAHLS, from the coding sequence ATGGAACTTATGGATGGCAATCGCCTCTTAGCAAATCGGTGCAGACGGCGGAGTTTTTTGTTGGGTGCAGGATTCTTAACGGGGTTAACAATCGCTAGCCAATGGCATCCAGTATCAGCTAACTCAAGGTTTTCTGGCTATCCATTCAGTCTTGGTGTTGCCTCTGGCGACCCTTTACCGGATGGTGTTGTTATTTGGACACGACTGGCTCCAAATCCACTTTTTGGAGGTGGAATGCCACTCGTAAATGTCCCAGTGCGGTGGCAAGTTGCCCTTGATGAAAACATGAGACAGGTGGTGCGTCGAGGAACAGTGCTGGCGACACCAGAATTAGCACACTCAGTTCACGTTGATGTCCGTGGACTAGACCCTGACCGTTGGTACTGGTATCAATTTCAAGCTGGTAGAGAAGCTAGCCCCATTGGACGGACTCGCACAGCACCAGCATTTTATAGCTATACCCAACAACTGAACTTTGCTTTTGTCTCCTGTCAAGACTGGCAAAATGGCTACTATACGGCTTATCGACATTTGGCTGAGGAAAATCTCGACCTTGTGGTTCATCTGGGTGATTACATCTACGAATACGGGCCACAGTCTGGTGGGCCGCGCCAGCATAATAGTCCAGAAATAATTACTCTTAAAGACTACCGCGATCGCCACGCCCTGTACAAAACTGACTTGAATCTCCAAGCTGCTCATGCGGCTTTTCCTTGGATTGTCACTTGGGATGATCATGAAGTTGACAATAACTACGCCAACTTAATCCCCGAAGATAACCAAACCCAAGAGGCTTTTAGGAAGCGGCGAGCCAATGCGTACCAGGCTTACTATGAACACATGCCTTTACGTCGGTCTTCATTGCCTAACGGCCCAGATATGCTGCTTTATCGGCGGTTCACCTACGGTAATTTGGCTGAGTTTAATGTACTAGACACCAGGCAATATCGCAGTGACCAACCTTGTGATGATGGGCTGAAACCTCGCTGCCCCGAAGCTTTTGATACAAATGCTACGATGACTGGCTCAAAACAAGAGCAGTGGCTACAAAAAGGGTTAGACCAATCGCGATCGCGCTGGAATGTGATTGCTCAACAGACTATACTAGCCGAGTACAATTTTAATAGTAATCCCGGTTTAGGTGTCTTCAATGTGGATCAGTGGGACGGTTACGTGGCTGCACGTAATCGGCTCTTGAGTTTTTTAAACCAGCGCCAACCTTCTAATCCAGTGGTGATTACCGGAGACATTCATTCTAGTTGGGTAAACGACCTAAAGCTTGACTTTAAGAACCCAAACTCACCGACGGTAGGCACTGAGTTCGTAGGAACTTCAATTACCTCTGACTTTCCTGCCCAATTCATTGCTCCAGTTCTAGCTTCCCTACCCAACAATCCCCATACCAAGTTCTTTGATGGTGCTTTCCGGGGATACGTCCGCTGCAAGCTTACCCCACAACGCTGGCAAAGTGACTACCGCGTGGTATCGAGCATTGTTGACTTGAATGCTTCTATTAAAACCCTAGCTTCCTTTATAGTCCAAAACGGACAACCAGGAGCACATCTAAGTTAA
- a CDS encoding universal stress protein: MIKRILLAVSGLGHAEEMLKTLKEIPSIQSAKVTILHVVQAQSTAATMTSKWENGGKILANAIQTLNLDPSEVSSILREGDPKDVVCQVADEIDADLIIMGSRGLKRLQSILSNSVSQYVFQLSSRPMLLVKDDIYVKRIKRIMVAIDNSDSSKNCLKLALFLLRDIQGGELILANISTDLGGKKSEITQVNSDKNPVLAAAVAEAEKQGIQSRSYISSGKPGEEICRLAEELNIDLLLLGSPDRRPSIAKSFVDIDRLIGSSLSDYVRVNATCPVLLARTIA; this comes from the coding sequence ATGATAAAAAGAATTTTGCTAGCTGTATCGGGATTGGGACACGCAGAAGAAATGCTCAAAACCCTGAAAGAAATCCCTTCAATTCAATCTGCAAAAGTTACAATTTTGCATGTTGTTCAAGCACAAAGTACCGCTGCTACCATGACAAGTAAATGGGAAAATGGTGGTAAAATTCTGGCGAATGCCATTCAAACTTTAAACTTAGATCCTAGCGAGGTTTCTTCAATTTTGCGCGAAGGCGATCCCAAAGATGTAGTTTGCCAAGTAGCTGATGAAATCGACGCTGACTTGATTATTATGGGTTCACGCGGACTGAAGCGGCTGCAATCGATTTTATCAAACTCAGTCAGTCAGTATGTTTTTCAACTATCTTCTCGCCCCATGTTGCTGGTAAAAGATGATATTTATGTCAAAAGAATTAAGCGGATTATGGTGGCAATCGACAACTCTGATTCATCAAAAAACTGCTTGAAATTGGCACTGTTTCTACTGCGAGATATTCAGGGTGGCGAGTTAATTTTGGCAAATATTAGTACAGATTTAGGCGGTAAAAAATCGGAAATAACTCAGGTTAACTCAGACAAGAATCCAGTTTTGGCAGCCGCCGTTGCGGAAGCTGAAAAACAGGGTATCCAATCTCGTTCTTATATCAGCAGTGGCAAACCCGGTGAAGAAATTTGTCGATTGGCAGAAGAGTTGAATATAGACTTATTATTACTCGGTTCTCCAGATCGCCGTCCATCCATCGCTAAGAGTTTTGTTGACATAGATAGACTCATTGGTTCTTCCTTGTCTGACTATGTTCGAGTTAATGCCACTTGTCCGGTATTGTTGGCTCGGACAATCGCTTAA
- the psbM gene encoding photosystem II reaction center protein PsbM has translation MQVNDLGFIASILFVLVPAVFLLILYIQTASREGGKDS, from the coding sequence ATGCAAGTTAATGACCTGGGGTTCATAGCGAGCATTTTGTTCGTACTCGTCCCCGCTGTGTTTTTACTAATTCTTTACATCCAAACTGCTAGCCGCGAAGGTGGAAAAGATAGTTAA
- a CDS encoding 2Fe-2S iron-sulfur cluster-binding protein, with the protein MGNIKFVKENKEVVAADGANLRLKAIQNGIDIYTFIGKMTNCGGNGQCGTCVVEIVEGLENLSPRTDVENRKFKKKPENYRLACQTLVNGSVSVVTKP; encoded by the coding sequence AATATCAAGTTCGTTAAAGAAAATAAAGAAGTAGTGGCGGCAGATGGTGCTAATCTCCGGCTCAAGGCGATACAAAATGGGATTGATATATATACATTCATTGGCAAGATGACCAATTGCGGTGGTAATGGTCAATGTGGTACTTGCGTTGTCGAGATAGTTGAAGGATTAGAAAATCTTTCCCCCCGCACAGACGTAGAAAACCGGAAATTCAAGAAAAAGCCAGAAAATTACCGCCTTGCCTGTCAAACTTTAGTGAATGGCTCAGTTAGCGTAGTCACAAAACCTTAA